Below is a genomic region from Catenuloplanes atrovinosus.
AACGGCCCGCTTCGCGGCGATACCGCCGCCGTTGCGGCGCTTGAGCAGCGTGGCGCTCACTTCTTGCCTGCCTTTCCAGCCTTACGGCGGATGACCTCGCCCTGGTACTTCACGCCCTTGCCCTTGTAGGGCTCCGGCGGGCGGATCTTGCGAATGTTCGCGGAGACCTCGCCCACCAGCTGCTTGTCGATGCCGGCCACGTGGAACAGGGTCGGGCGCTCGACGGTGAACGTGATGCCGGCCGGAGGCTGGACCACGACGGGGTGCGAGAAGCCGAGGGCGAACTCGAGGTCGCTGCCCTTGGCGGTGACCCGGTAACCGGTGCCGTTGATCTCCAGCGACTTCCGGTAACCCTCGGTCACGCCGACGATCATGTTGGCGACGAGCGTCCGGCTGAGACCGTGCAGCTCCTTCGCCTTGCGCTCGTCGTTGGGGCGGCTGACCTGGATGGTGCCGTCCTCAGCGCGCTCAGCGGTAATCGGCTCCGCCAGGGTGTGCGACAGCTCGCCCTTGGGGCCCTTCACCGTGACAACGGCGCCGTCGATCTTGACATCGACGTTGGCCGGCACGGTAATCGACTTACGTCCGATTCGCGACATTAGAGCTCTTCCTCACCAGACGTAGGCGAGGACTTCCCCGCCCACCCCTCGCTTGCGGGCCTGCCGGTCGGTGAGCAGCCCCTGGGACGTCGAGATGATCGCCACGCCGAGACCGCCGAGCACGCGCGGCAGCTCCGGGGACTTGGCGTACACCCGCAGACCGGGCTTGGACACCCGGCGGATGCCGGCGAGGCTGCGCTCGCGGCTCGAGCCGTACTTCAGCTCGACCACCAGCTTCTTGCCGACGACGTCCTCTTCCGGGTCCTCGACCGACCAGCTGGCGATGTAACCCTCGGCCTTGAGGACCTCGGCGATGTTCGCCTTGATCTTCGAGTAGGGCATCGCCACCCGGTCGTGATACGCCTGGTTGGCGTTACGCAGACGCGTGAGCATGTCTGCGATCGGGTCAGTCATGGTCATTGGTTTGTCAGCCTTTCTCGCCGGGGTTCCCAGGCGGTGTGCCGGGGCCTACGGCGAAGAGGTGCCACTGTCTTCTCTGTGAAAAGCGCAGCGTGGCGGATGGTTACCAGGAAGCCTTCGACACACCGGGCAGCTCGCCACGGTGGGCCATCTCCCGGATGCAGACGCGGCACAGACCGAACTTGCGGTAGACGGCCTTGGGCCGACCGCACCGCTGGCAACGGGTGTACGCGCGCACCGCGAACTTCGGCTTCGCGGCCGCCTTCAGGATCAGCGCCTTCTTGGCCATGTCTCGCTCACTGCTCCTTGAACGGGAAGCCAAGGAGCTTCAGCAGCGCCCGGCCCTCATCGTCGGTCTTCGCCGAGGTCACCACGGTGATGTCCATGCCCCGGGTACGGTCGATCCGGTCCTGGTCGATCTCGTGGAAAACCGACTGCTCGGTCAGGCCGAACGTGTAGTTGCCGTTGCCGTCGAGCTTGCGCCCGTCGAGGCCGCGGAAGTCGCGGATTCGCGGAAGCGCGATCGACAGCAGCCGGTCCAGGAACTCCCACATCCGGTCGCCGCGGAGGGTGACCTTCGCGCCGATCGGCATGCCCTCGCGCAGCTTGAACTGCGCGATGGACTTGCGGGCCCGGCGAACCAGCGGCTTCTGCCCGGTGATGGTGGCCAGATCGCGCACAGCGCCGTCGATGAGCTTCGCGTCCCGCGCGGCCTCACCGACACCCATGTTGACCACGATCTTCACCAGACCGGGGACCTGCATGGCGTTCGCGTACTCGTACTGCTCACGCAGCTGCGCGATGATCTCGTTGCGGTACCGCGCCTTGAGGCGCGGCAACGTCTTGGTTTCGGTAGCTGCCGTCATCACAGTTCCTTACCGCTGCGGCGCGAGATACGGACCTTGGTGCCGTTCTCGTCGATCCGGTAGCCCACCCGGGTCCGGTTGCCGTCGGAGTCGACCACCATCACGTTCGAGACGTGAATGGGGGCCTCCTGCGTCACGATGCCACCGGTCTTGGCGCCACGCTGGGTGGTCTGGATGCGCTGGTGCTTCTTGACTCGGTTCACGCCCTCGACCAGGACCTTGTCCAGGCGGGGGTAGGCCGCGATGACCTTACCCCGAACGCCCTTGTCCTTCCCGGCGATGACCTCGACCGTGTCGCCCTTCTTGACCTTCACGGTCACAACACCTCCGGGGCGAGCGAAATGATCTTCATGAACCGCTTGTCCCGCAGCTCGCGGCCCACCGGGCCGAAGATACGGGTGCCACGGGGGTCACCGCCGTCCTTGATGATCACGGCGGCGTTCTCGTCGAAGCGGATGTACGACCCGTCGGGCCGGCGCCGCTCCTTCGCGGTACGGACGACGACCGCCTTGACGACGTCGCCCTTCTTGACACCGGCGCCCGGGATCGCGTCCTTGACGGTGGCCACGATGACGTCGCCGATGCTCGCGTAGCGCCGACCCGAGCCGCCGAGCACCCGGATGCACAGGATCTCCCTGGCACCCGTGTTGTCGGCGACACGCAGTCGCGACTCCTGCTGGATCACGTCTATCTCCTATGTCTGCCAGTTCTCCGCCCGGAATGGGGCGGAGCTTGGCGGAACCTGGTCCGCGCTAGGCGCGGGCTGATTTCCCGCACCGACACGTGCCGGGGCCGAAGCCCCGGAACCTGTCGGGCTACTTCGCCTTCTCGAGGATCTCGACGATCCGCCACCGCTTCGTGGCGGACAGCGGCCGGGTCTCCATCAGGGAGACGCGGTCGCCGACGCCGGCGGCGTTCTGCTCGTCGTGCACCTTCAGCTTGCGGGTACGGCGGATGACCTTGCCGTACAGCGCGTGCTTGACGCGGTCCTCGACCTCGACGACGACGGTCTTGTCCATCTTGTCGCTCACCACGAGGCCCTCACGGACCTTGCGCTGACGGCGGGCGGCCGTGGCGTTCTCTTCACTCATCACGCAGTCACCTCAGACGGCGCGGACGAGAGACCCAGCTCCCGCTCACGCAGAATCGTGTAGATCCGGGCAATCTCCCGGCGGACGACAGGCAGCCGCCGGTTGTTGTCCAGCTGCCCCGTGGCGCCCTGCACTCGGAGGTTGAACAGCTCCGCCTTGGCCTCCTTGAGCTTCGCGATCAGCTCCTCGTCGGAGAGCTCACGGAACTCGGTGGCCTTGGTACCGGCTGCCATCACGCCTCACCCACTTCGCGCTTCACGATGCGGCACTTCATCGGCAGCTTGTGGATCGCGCGGCGCATCGCCTCACGCGCGATCGCCTCGTTCGGGAAGGACATCTCGAACAGGACGCGGCCCGGCTTGATGTTCGCGACCCACCACTCGGGCGAGCCCTTACCGGAACCCATGCGGGTCTCAGCCGGCTTCTTGGTCAGCGCCTGGTCCGGGAAGATCGTGATCCAGACCTTGCCGCCACGCTTGATGTGACGGGTCATCGCGATACGGGCCGACTCGATCTGCCGGTTGGTGACGTAGGCCGGCTCCAGCGCCTGGATGCCGAACTCGCCGAACACCACTCGGTTGCCGCCCTTGCTCTGACCGTGACGGTCCGGGTGGTGCGGCTTGCGGAAGCCCTTCGGGGGCTTGCGCGGGATCAGCATGTGTCAGCCCTCCTGCTGCGTTTCTGCGACAGCCGGCGCGGCCGCGACGGCCGCGTTGCTGACGGACTCGCCGGTCGGCGTGTCCGACTGCTGCTGCGCGGCAGCCGCCGCGCGCCCGGCCTCGGTGCCGCCCGCGGTGGTGCCGGACGAGCCGGACCGGCCACGACGCGGCCGCTCGGGCCGGTCGCCGCGCTCACGGCGCGGGCGGGACGGGGCCGTGTCCTGCGGAGCCTCGCGGCCCGGCACGGCGTCACCCTTGTAGATCCACACCTTCACGCCGATCCGGCCGAAGGTGGTACGGGCCTCGAAGAAGCCGTACTCGATGTTGGCCCGCAGCGTGTGCAGCGGGACGCGACCCTCACGGTAGAACTCCGTGCGGCTCATCTCCGCGCCACCGAGGCGGCCCGAGACCTGCACCCGGATGCCCTTGCAGACCGGGTTCTTCATCGCGGACTGCATCGCCTTGCGCATGGCCCGGCGGAAGCTGACCCGGCTGGAGAGCTGCTCGGCGACGCCCTGGGCGACCAGCTGCGCGTCCGACTCGGGGTTCTTGACCTCGAGGATGTTCAGCTGCACCTGCTTGCCGGTGAGCTTCTCCAGCTCGCCGCGGATCCGGTCCGCCTCCGCGCCCTTACGGCCGATGACGATGCCCGGGCGGGCGGTGTGGATGTCGACGCGAACCCGGTCCCGGGTGCGCTCGATGTCCACCTTGGAGATGCCGGCGCGCTCCAGGCCCTTGGACATCATGCGGCGGATCTTGACATCCTCGCCGATGTAGTCCTTGTAGAGCTTGTCCGCGAACCAGCGGGACTTCCAGTCGGTCGAGATGCCGAGTCGGAACCCGTGCGGGTGAACCTTCTGACCCATTACTCGGCGCCCTCCGTCTCGTTCTTGGGCTGCTCGGCCGCGGGAGCGGCCTTCTTGGCAGCGGCCTTCTTGGCGGGCCGCGCCTTCGGCGCCACAGCCTCGACGGCGATCGTGATGTGGCAGGTGCGCTTGCGGATGCGGTACGCCCGACCCTGAGCGCGCGGCCGGAACCGCTTGAGCGTCGGGCCCTCGTCCACAAACGCCTCGCTGACCAGCAGCGCGTCAGGATCCAGCCGCTCGTTGTTCTCAGCGTTGGCAATCGCGCTGGCCAGCACCTTGTAGACCGGCTCGCTCGCCGACTGCGGTGCGAACTGCAGCACGGTGAGCGCCTCCTTCGCGGGCAGACCACGAACGAGGTCGACCACCCGACGCGCCTTCATCGGCGAGACGCGCACGTGCCGCGCCACCGCCCGCGCGCCCGGCAGCACCGGAGCGTCGCCTTTTCCTGGCATCGCTGTAACCCCTTGATCCTCTAATCCGTGACTTCTGCTCAGCGCCGGCGGCTCTTGCGGTCGTCCTTCTCGTGACCCTTGAACGTGCGGGTCAGAGCGAACTCACCGAGCTTGTGGCCGACCATCGCCTCGGTGACGAACACCGGGACGTGCTTGCGCCCGTCGTGCACGGCGATCGTGTGCCCGAGCATCTCGGGGATGATCGTCGAGCGACGCGACCAGGTCTTGATGACGTTCTTGGTGCCCTTGTCGTTCTGGACTTCCACCTTCTTGATCAGGTGGTCGTCGACGAACGGGCCCTTCTTCAGGCTGCGAGGCATGTCAGTTCTCCAGTCCAGCTGTCTCTATCAGCCGCGCTTGCGGGTCGCGTAGCGGCGGCGGACGATCAGCTTGTCGCTCGCCTGGCCCTTGCGGCGGGTACGGCCCTCGGGCTTACCAGCCGGGTTGACCGGGTGGCGACCACCGGAGGTCTTGCCCTCACCACCACCGTGCGGGTGGTCGACCGGGTTCATGGCGACACCACGGACGGTCGGGCGCTTGCCCTTCCACCGCATCCGGCCGGCCTTGCCCCAGTTGATGTTCGACTGGTCGGCGTTGCCGATCTCGCCGACCGTGGCACGGCAACGCACGTCGACGCGCCGGATCTCACCGGACGGCATACGCAGCGTCGCGTACTGGTCCTCGCGGCCCAGCAGCTGGATGCCGACGCCGGCCGAGCGGGCCAGCTTGGCCCCGCCGCCCGGGCGCAGCTCCACGGCGTGCACCTGGGTACCGACCGGGATGTTGCGCAGCGGCAGGTTGTTGCCCGGCTTGATGTCGGCACCGACGCCCGACTCCACCCGGTCGCCCTGCTTCAGGTCCTTCGGCGCGAGGATGTACCGCTTCTCGCCGTCGAGGTAGTGCAGCAGCGCGATCCGCGCGGTGCGGTTCGGGTCGTACTCGATGTGCGCGACCTTGGCCGGCACACCGTCCTTGTCCGCCCGCTTGAAGTCGATCAAGCGGTACTGGCGCTTGTGGCCACCGCCCTGGTGCCGGGTGGTGATCCGGCCGTGCGCATTGCGGCCGCCCTTCTTGGGCAGCGGCACGAGCAGCGACTTCTCCGGGGTGGAGCGCGTGATCTCGGCGAAGTCCGCGACGGAGCCACCACGGCGGCCCGGCGTCGTCGGCTTGTACTTACGAATAGGCATGTCCTACACCCCTCAGCTGACCGGGCCGCCGAAGGCCTCGATGCGGTCGCCGTCGGCCAGCTTCACCAGCGCGCGCTTGGTCGCCTTGCGCTGGCCGAAGCCGGTCCGGGTCCGCTTCCGCTTGCCCTCACGGTTGGCCGTGTTCACGGTCAGTACGCGCACGTTGAAGATCTGCTGGATAGCGATCTTGATGGCGGTCTTGTTGGCGTCCGGGTGGACCAGGAACGTGTACCA
It encodes:
- the rpsH gene encoding 30S ribosomal protein S8, with the protein product MTMTDPIADMLTRLRNANQAYHDRVAMPYSKIKANIAEVLKAEGYIASWSVEDPEEDVVGKKLVVELKYGSSRERSLAGIRRVSKPGLRVYAKSPELPRVLGGLGVAIISTSQGLLTDRQARKRGVGGEVLAYVW
- the rplF gene encoding 50S ribosomal protein L6; the protein is MSRIGRKSITVPANVDVKIDGAVVTVKGPKGELSHTLAEPITAERAEDGTIQVSRPNDERKAKELHGLSRTLVANMIVGVTEGYRKSLEINGTGYRVTAKGSDLEFALGFSHPVVVQPPAGITFTVERPTLFHVAGIDKQLVGEVSANIRKIRPPEPYKGKGVKYQGEVIRRKAGKAGKK
- the rplN gene encoding 50S ribosomal protein L14, which produces MIQQESRLRVADNTGAREILCIRVLGGSGRRYASIGDVIVATVKDAIPGAGVKKGDVVKAVVVRTAKERRRPDGSYIRFDENAAVIIKDGGDPRGTRIFGPVGRELRDKRFMKIISLAPEVL
- the rplE gene encoding 50S ribosomal protein L5; this translates as MTAATETKTLPRLKARYRNEIIAQLREQYEYANAMQVPGLVKIVVNMGVGEAARDAKLIDGAVRDLATITGQKPLVRRARKSIAQFKLREGMPIGAKVTLRGDRMWEFLDRLLSIALPRIRDFRGLDGRKLDGNGNYTFGLTEQSVFHEIDQDRIDRTRGMDITVVTSAKTDDEGRALLKLLGFPFKEQ
- the rplV gene encoding 50S ribosomal protein L22; amino-acid sequence: MPGKGDAPVLPGARAVARHVRVSPMKARRVVDLVRGLPAKEALTVLQFAPQSASEPVYKVLASAIANAENNERLDPDALLVSEAFVDEGPTLKRFRPRAQGRAYRIRKRTCHITIAVEAVAPKARPAKKAAAKKAAPAAEQPKNETEGAE
- the rpsQ gene encoding 30S ribosomal protein S17, which translates into the protein MSEENATAARRQRKVREGLVVSDKMDKTVVVEVEDRVKHALYGKVIRRTRKLKVHDEQNAAGVGDRVSLMETRPLSATKRWRIVEILEKAK
- the rplW gene encoding 50S ribosomal protein L23, which gives rise to MTTIADPRDIIIAPVVSEKSYSVLDQNWYTFLVHPDANKTAIKIAIQQIFNVRVLTVNTANREGKRKRTRTGFGQRKATKRALVKLADGDRIEAFGGPVS
- the rplP gene encoding 50S ribosomal protein L16, with product MLIPRKPPKGFRKPHHPDRHGQSKGGNRVVFGEFGIQALEPAYVTNRQIESARIAMTRHIKRGGKVWITIFPDQALTKKPAETRMGSGKGSPEWWVANIKPGRVLFEMSFPNEAIAREAMRRAIHKLPMKCRIVKREVGEA
- a CDS encoding type Z 30S ribosomal protein S14, whose protein sequence is MAKKALILKAAAKPKFAVRAYTRCQRCGRPKAVYRKFGLCRVCIREMAHRGELPGVSKASW
- the rplB gene encoding 50S ribosomal protein L2, whose amino-acid sequence is MPIRKYKPTTPGRRGGSVADFAEITRSTPEKSLLVPLPKKGGRNAHGRITTRHQGGGHKRQYRLIDFKRADKDGVPAKVAHIEYDPNRTARIALLHYLDGEKRYILAPKDLKQGDRVESGVGADIKPGNNLPLRNIPVGTQVHAVELRPGGGAKLARSAGVGIQLLGREDQYATLRMPSGEIRRVDVRCRATVGEIGNADQSNINWGKAGRMRWKGKRPTVRGVAMNPVDHPHGGGEGKTSGGRHPVNPAGKPEGRTRRKGQASDKLIVRRRYATRKRG
- the rpmC gene encoding 50S ribosomal protein L29, which translates into the protein MAAGTKATEFRELSDEELIAKLKEAKAELFNLRVQGATGQLDNNRRLPVVRREIARIYTILRERELGLSSAPSEVTA
- the rpsC gene encoding 30S ribosomal protein S3 gives rise to the protein MGQKVHPHGFRLGISTDWKSRWFADKLYKDYIGEDVKIRRMMSKGLERAGISKVDIERTRDRVRVDIHTARPGIVIGRKGAEADRIRGELEKLTGKQVQLNILEVKNPESDAQLVAQGVAEQLSSRVSFRRAMRKAMQSAMKNPVCKGIRVQVSGRLGGAEMSRTEFYREGRVPLHTLRANIEYGFFEARTTFGRIGVKVWIYKGDAVPGREAPQDTAPSRPRRERGDRPERPRRGRSGSSGTTAGGTEAGRAAAAAQQQSDTPTGESVSNAAVAAAPAVAETQQEG
- the rpsS gene encoding 30S ribosomal protein S19 → MPRSLKKGPFVDDHLIKKVEVQNDKGTKNVIKTWSRRSTIIPEMLGHTIAVHDGRKHVPVFVTEAMVGHKLGEFALTRTFKGHEKDDRKSRRR
- the rplX gene encoding 50S ribosomal protein L24, yielding MTVKVKKGDTVEVIAGKDKGVRGKVIAAYPRLDKVLVEGVNRVKKHQRIQTTQRGAKTGGIVTQEAPIHVSNVMVVDSDGNRTRVGYRIDENGTKVRISRRSGKEL